From one Thalassoroseus pseudoceratinae genomic stretch:
- a CDS encoding RNA polymerase sigma factor — protein MDTPSSIEPNRCTEELNELIELARSGDREALDVLIASSREAIREKAENKFPSGVQAEFDDSDLIQEVLLEANRDFASFRDCSAEEWQAWLNRVLNQSVAKCLTRHVDAKKRGIKNEQSLKAPVQDGRYHVTADDLSPSQRVIQAELQQCLAAMSVELDDRQRRVLELRYWQRASLAEIASIMEVSKSDVTRLLHQSLQRLRPGLRKETDTDAP, from the coding sequence ATGGATACGCCTAGTTCTATTGAACCAAACCGTTGTACTGAGGAATTGAACGAGTTAATTGAATTGGCTCGCTCTGGAGACCGGGAGGCATTAGATGTTCTCATCGCGTCCTCGCGGGAGGCAATTCGTGAAAAGGCGGAGAACAAGTTTCCGTCTGGGGTGCAGGCTGAATTCGATGATTCGGATTTGATCCAAGAGGTTTTGCTCGAAGCCAATCGAGATTTTGCAAGTTTTCGAGACTGTTCCGCGGAGGAATGGCAAGCCTGGCTGAATCGTGTCTTAAACCAGAGTGTTGCGAAGTGCCTCACACGCCACGTCGATGCCAAGAAGCGAGGGATCAAAAACGAACAATCTTTGAAGGCCCCCGTTCAAGACGGAAGATATCATGTGACAGCGGATGACTTGTCGCCCAGTCAACGAGTCATCCAAGCGGAATTACAGCAGTGTTTGGCCGCGATGTCGGTGGAGCTTGATGATCGCCAGCGTCGTGTGCTGGAACTTCGGTATTGGCAGAGGGCATCTCTCGCAGAGATTGCGTCAATCATGGAGGTTTCGAAGAGTGATGTGACTCGTTTGTTGCATCAATCCCTTCAACGACTCCGTCCAGGTCTCAGGAAGGAAACCGACACCGATGCTCCATGA
- a CDS encoding Calx-beta domain-containing protein — MPWMFWLRNLYTRWIPQDRRARSPRMLGKNRRRPRFPLAASVEALETRAMLSATPVGLTSGETVMASISTIGEEDCYTINAAAGEDLLLTIGEADGYQLEVALYAPDGTELQTVSENFGFRLDQKDLPQTGTYTYVVREVNGDDVGDYSLTAVLVDEVADADNTVMASGTTYDSSIAIGDIDTFTIDATAGEDLLLTIGEADGYQLEVALYAPNGTELQTVSANSGFRVDQKDLPQTGTYTYVVREVDGDDDGNYSLTAVLVDEVADADNTAMASGTTYDSSIAPGDIDTYTIDASVGEDLLFTIGENFGYQLEVALYAPDGTELQTVSENFGFRLDQKDLPQTGTYTYVVREINGDDVGDYSLTVVLVDEVADADNTVMVSGTTYDSSIAIGDIDTFTIDATAGEDLLLTIGESDGYQLEVALYAPDGTELQTVSADSGFRVDQKDLPQTGTYTYVVREVDGDDDGNYSLTVVLVDEVADADNTVMASGTTYNSSIAIGDIDTFTIDATAGEDLLLTIGESNGYQLEVSLYAPDGTDLQTVSENFGFRLDQKDLPQTGIYTYVVREVNGDDVGDYSLTAVLVDEVADADDVALVSGATYDSSIVNGDIDTFTIDAVEGGVLLLSIDERDGYQLEVTLYAPDGTELRSVSENSRFRLDQRNLSLTGTYTYVVREVDGDDDGEYTLTAVAVDDTPEPDLVELTSGLTVDGTLERTDIDTFTIDASAGDDLLFSAIGSSASGTLGGIDLEVSLYAPDGKLHQTVVPRINFNGVRLDQFNLSQTGTYTYVVRNSREDLAGSYSLTAVVVDQTVDADNVALVSGDPVRRTVAAGDIDTFTINASAGEDLLLTRIAEDSASQFRLDVTLYAPDGAHLRTFTASDNRNGFNFNQPNLPQTGVYTYVVRERNANFISDYTLQLDKAINTNDATLSIDDVTQDEAAGVMRFTVSLSQAVGSDVSFDYFTTTRTADSSDFGFVNQTETIPAGATSTTVLVNITDDVTEEIDERFFLNLANVQSGAFDVAIGDGQGVGTILDDDAPSLTVNDVELEEDDGPIVFTISLNQPLDEDLEVDFTVTDEGPIFGGGGGAGGFGGGASLFSFSGFSQTSTGNVVASGTAVILAGNLSTQVTAPLALDNVVAFKREFRVKLENPDAGNIDVGFSKDEGVATVINVETALVSIDDITQDEDAGTMIFTVSQTLPADVDVFFDVTPRNEGTDEADFTATPLRLSIPAGNTTATFTVDVAADNVVELDERFFVDITNLDPSGRAVTLGDSEGVGTIRNDDTATISVGNLTQNENAGPMTFLISLDSPVDVATTVQYATATNTADSSDFTSRSGSVTIPAGSLSVPVTVPVSADNTVELDERFLMNLSNPNASGRAVGLGLAQASGNLNNDDAAVLTINDVIQIEDAGVITFTVSMSRPVDAAVSFDYTTLTDSADANDFTPQSDRITIPAGSQSATISIPVTMDNTTDEGAEQFFVELTNLANAGRDVSFGDTRGTGTIIGDNGEGVMARVSIDDVTQNEDAGTIAFTVSLDAPISVPVHVEFTTATDSADASDFTVQTGTITIPANSTSATLVVNVDADMVVERDEQFFVNLSNIQPQTLGVLFADNQGVGTIVNDDVARLNIDSVSGYEGSDGTRPFVFTVTSDLAVDRSFTVDFTSFNDPAVPGDPANAADLSFQNGTLTFAGTAGETQTITIDVNGDTQPEGDEAFFVDLANVQAGGRKVVTSMGRGRGDILNDDLAGSDAVILDQGINNGAINGNYQKIVSGSFDGIEIMADDLFFWDPRSGANRIVYGHGNIQTNPIEPGALNGNDFTEVIVGNFNDGRQTELFFWNPRTGRNRLVHLSNGIVEGAIETNVIPSTAINGNDFTTVVAGNFNGDATTDLFFWNPVSGRNRIAHFQTVQVGLDSDVVNLQTNVITPTIINGSFQSVHVGNFVAGGLDELLFLNLQSGANRLVSLETITPGVTTGLESFQSNMLPPSAFNGSAYDRVSIGDLNGDGLDDVFAWGMRSGANRVALTNLTPGNAPNIVSNVMPPSLINGEFEHIVKLTEDVFSSPDSDEFFFWNPRTGRNRVGYINAT, encoded by the coding sequence ATGCCTTGGATGTTCTGGTTGCGGAATCTGTACACACGCTGGATTCCGCAAGACCGCCGTGCTCGATCCCCACGAATGCTCGGTAAGAATCGGCGGCGGCCGCGATTTCCACTCGCCGCGTCTGTCGAAGCATTGGAAACACGTGCCATGCTTTCCGCTACGCCGGTCGGACTCACCAGTGGCGAAACCGTGATGGCGTCCATCAGCACAATCGGTGAGGAAGATTGCTATACGATCAACGCGGCCGCCGGTGAAGACCTGCTGCTGACGATCGGCGAGGCGGATGGTTATCAGCTGGAAGTGGCGTTGTATGCTCCGGACGGCACGGAGTTGCAAACGGTCTCAGAGAACTTCGGTTTCCGTTTAGACCAAAAGGATCTTCCGCAGACGGGGACTTACACGTATGTGGTTCGGGAGGTCAATGGCGACGATGTGGGTGATTATTCTCTGACGGCGGTCCTCGTCGATGAAGTCGCGGATGCGGACAACACCGTGATGGCGAGCGGGACGACGTATGACTCGTCGATTGCGATCGGTGATATCGACACGTTCACAATTGATGCGACGGCCGGCGAAGATTTGCTGCTGACGATCGGCGAGGCGGATGGTTATCAGCTGGAAGTGGCGTTGTATGCTCCGAATGGCACGGAGTTACAAACGGTCTCGGCGAATTCGGGTTTCCGTGTGGACCAGAAGGATCTCCCGCAGACCGGGACGTACACGTATGTGGTTCGGGAAGTCGATGGCGATGATGATGGGAATTATTCACTGACGGCGGTCCTCGTCGATGAAGTCGCGGATGCGGACAACACGGCCATGGCAAGCGGGACGACGTATGACTCGTCGATCGCACCCGGTGACATCGACACCTACACGATTGATGCGAGTGTCGGTGAAGATTTGCTGTTCACGATTGGCGAGAACTTTGGCTATCAGTTGGAAGTTGCATTGTATGCTCCGGATGGCACGGAGTTGCAAACGGTCTCAGAGAACTTCGGTTTCCGTTTAGACCAGAAGGATCTTCCGCAGACGGGGACTTACACGTATGTGGTTCGGGAGATCAATGGCGACGATGTGGGTGATTATTCACTGACGGTAGTCCTCGTCGATGAAGTTGCGGATGCAGACAACACGGTCATGGTTAGCGGGACGACGTATGACTCGTCGATTGCGATCGGTGATATCGACACGTTCACGATTGACGCGACGGCAGGCGAAGACCTGCTGCTGACGATCGGCGAGTCGGATGGTTATCAGTTGGAAGTAGCGTTGTATGCTCCGGATGGTACGGAGTTGCAGACGGTCTCGGCGGATTCGGGTTTCCGTGTGGATCAAAAAGATCTTCCGCAGACGGGGACGTACACGTATGTGGTTCGAGAAGTCGATGGCGATGATGATGGGAATTATTCACTGACGGTGGTCCTCGTCGATGAAGTCGCGGATGCGGACAACACCGTGATGGCGAGCGGCACAACGTATAACTCATCGATCGCGATCGGTGACATCGACACGTTCACAATTGACGCAACGGCCGGCGAAGATTTGCTACTGACGATCGGCGAGTCGAATGGTTATCAGCTGGAAGTGTCGTTGTACGCTCCGGATGGCACGGATTTGCAAACGGTCTCAGAGAACTTCGGTTTCCGTTTGGACCAGAAGGATCTTCCGCAGACCGGGATTTACACGTATGTGGTTCGGGAAGTCAATGGCGACGATGTGGGTGATTATTCTCTGACGGCGGTCCTCGTCGATGAAGTCGCGGACGCCGACGATGTGGCTTTGGTGAGCGGGGCGACGTATGACTCGTCGATCGTGAATGGCGACATCGACACCTTCACGATTGATGCGGTTGAGGGTGGTGTTCTGCTACTTTCCATCGACGAACGGGACGGGTATCAGTTGGAAGTCACGTTGTATGCTCCGGACGGGACGGAGTTACGCAGCGTGTCGGAGAACTCGCGGTTCCGATTGGATCAACGAAATCTTTCCCTGACGGGAACCTACACGTATGTGGTTCGCGAAGTCGACGGTGACGACGATGGCGAGTACACGCTGACAGCGGTCGCGGTCGATGACACACCGGAACCGGATCTCGTTGAATTGACGAGCGGCTTGACGGTCGACGGCACGTTGGAACGCACGGACATCGACACGTTCACAATTGATGCGTCTGCAGGAGACGATCTGTTGTTCTCGGCCATTGGATCATCAGCCAGCGGGACGTTGGGGGGCATCGATTTAGAAGTCAGCCTGTATGCACCAGACGGAAAATTGCACCAGACGGTCGTGCCGAGGATCAATTTCAACGGCGTGCGTTTGGATCAATTCAACCTTTCGCAGACGGGCACATACACCTACGTCGTTCGCAACTCTCGCGAGGATTTGGCGGGATCGTATTCTCTCACGGCTGTCGTTGTGGATCAGACCGTGGACGCCGACAACGTGGCCCTTGTCAGTGGAGACCCCGTACGCAGAACGGTCGCTGCCGGTGACATCGACACGTTCACGATCAATGCGTCTGCGGGTGAAGACCTGTTGCTGACAAGGATCGCGGAGGACAGTGCAAGTCAGTTCCGTCTGGATGTCACGCTGTATGCTCCCGACGGGGCACACTTACGAACCTTTACCGCTTCGGACAATCGTAACGGCTTCAACTTCAATCAACCGAATCTCCCGCAAACCGGGGTCTACACGTATGTGGTCCGCGAACGCAATGCGAACTTCATAAGCGACTACACACTGCAACTCGATAAAGCCATCAACACCAACGACGCCACGCTTTCGATCGATGACGTCACGCAAGATGAAGCAGCCGGGGTGATGCGGTTTACGGTTTCACTCAGCCAAGCGGTTGGCTCCGACGTTTCGTTTGATTATTTCACGACGACACGCACCGCCGATTCCAGTGATTTTGGATTCGTCAATCAGACCGAAACGATTCCGGCTGGTGCAACCTCGACAACGGTTCTCGTGAACATCACCGACGACGTGACCGAGGAAATCGACGAACGGTTTTTCCTCAACCTGGCGAACGTGCAGTCGGGTGCGTTTGATGTCGCAATTGGCGACGGGCAGGGCGTGGGCACGATTCTCGATGACGATGCCCCATCGCTGACCGTCAACGATGTGGAGTTGGAAGAAGACGACGGGCCAATCGTCTTTACCATCTCGTTGAATCAGCCGTTGGACGAAGACTTGGAAGTCGACTTCACCGTGACGGATGAAGGTCCAATCTTCGGTGGAGGCGGCGGGGCCGGAGGTTTCGGCGGCGGAGCGAGTCTGTTCAGTTTTTCGGGGTTTTCGCAGACTTCGACGGGCAATGTGGTGGCGTCCGGTACGGCGGTCATTCTCGCGGGAAATCTCTCGACCCAGGTGACGGCACCGTTGGCGTTGGATAACGTCGTCGCGTTCAAACGGGAGTTCCGAGTTAAGCTCGAGAACCCAGACGCTGGGAATATTGACGTTGGTTTCTCGAAAGACGAAGGAGTCGCGACGGTCATTAATGTGGAGACTGCGTTGGTCTCGATCGACGATATCACGCAGGATGAGGATGCCGGGACGATGATCTTCACGGTCTCGCAAACATTGCCGGCGGACGTGGATGTTTTCTTTGACGTCACACCTCGGAATGAAGGCACGGACGAAGCCGACTTCACCGCAACGCCGCTTCGCCTCAGCATCCCCGCTGGCAACACGACCGCGACGTTCACCGTCGATGTTGCCGCGGACAATGTCGTGGAACTCGATGAGCGGTTTTTCGTCGACATCACCAACTTGGACCCGAGCGGGCGAGCGGTGACTCTCGGCGACAGCGAAGGCGTGGGAACGATTCGGAACGATGACACTGCCACGATTTCGGTCGGCAATCTCACGCAAAATGAAAACGCCGGTCCGATGACGTTCTTGATCTCGTTGGATAGTCCGGTCGATGTTGCCACGACCGTGCAGTACGCGACCGCGACCAACACCGCCGATTCCAGCGACTTCACCAGCCGCTCCGGTAGCGTCACGATTCCCGCAGGGAGTTTGTCCGTCCCGGTCACCGTCCCCGTCTCCGCGGATAACACGGTTGAACTCGACGAACGATTCTTGATGAACCTCAGTAACCCGAACGCCAGCGGACGTGCCGTCGGTTTGGGGTTGGCTCAAGCCAGCGGGAACCTCAACAACGACGATGCCGCGGTGCTGACCATCAACGACGTTATCCAGATCGAAGACGCCGGAGTGATCACGTTCACAGTCTCGATGAGTCGCCCCGTCGACGCGGCCGTGAGCTTCGACTACACAACGCTGACCGACTCCGCAGACGCGAACGACTTCACGCCGCAATCCGATCGCATCACGATTCCGGCCGGAAGCCAGTCGGCTACCATTTCCATTCCCGTGACGATGGACAACACCACCGACGAAGGCGCCGAACAGTTCTTTGTCGAATTGACGAACTTGGCGAACGCGGGGCGGGATGTCAGCTTCGGCGATACGCGGGGGACGGGCACAATCATTGGCGACAACGGTGAAGGGGTGATGGCGCGAGTCTCCATCGACGACGTCACGCAGAATGAAGACGCGGGCACGATTGCGTTTACCGTTTCGCTCGATGCCCCGATTTCCGTGCCCGTTCATGTGGAATTTACGACTGCCACGGACTCGGCCGATGCGTCGGACTTCACGGTCCAGACCGGCACGATCACCATCCCCGCCAACAGCACATCCGCAACGCTGGTGGTCAACGTCGATGCTGATATGGTCGTGGAACGTGACGAGCAGTTTTTCGTCAACCTCTCCAACATTCAACCGCAGACGCTGGGGGTTTTGTTCGCCGACAACCAGGGCGTCGGCACGATCGTCAATGACGATGTTGCTCGGTTGAATATCGACTCGGTCAGCGGTTACGAGGGCAGCGACGGCACGCGGCCGTTCGTGTTCACGGTGACTTCGGACCTTGCGGTGGATCGGTCTTTTACGGTCGATTTTACGAGCTTCAACGATCCCGCCGTACCCGGCGACCCAGCCAACGCGGCCGACTTGAGTTTTCAGAACGGTACATTGACGTTCGCCGGAACGGCGGGCGAGACACAGACGATTACAATTGACGTCAACGGCGATACCCAACCGGAAGGGGATGAAGCGTTCTTCGTGGACCTCGCGAACGTTCAAGCCGGGGGACGCAAAGTGGTGACCTCCATGGGCCGTGGCCGGGGCGATATTCTCAACGACGATTTGGCCGGCTCCGATGCTGTAATTCTCGATCAAGGCATCAACAACGGGGCCATCAACGGCAATTACCAGAAGATTGTCTCCGGCAGCTTCGATGGCATTGAGATCATGGCCGATGATCTATTTTTCTGGGACCCGCGTTCCGGTGCCAACCGAATTGTGTACGGTCATGGGAACATTCAAACCAATCCGATTGAACCGGGGGCGTTGAACGGCAATGACTTCACCGAAGTGATCGTAGGGAATTTCAATGACGGTCGCCAAACCGAGTTGTTCTTCTGGAATCCGCGAACCGGGCGCAATCGGCTGGTGCACTTGAGCAACGGCATTGTCGAGGGAGCGATCGAAACAAACGTCATTCCGTCGACGGCCATCAACGGCAATGATTTCACAACCGTCGTCGCCGGCAACTTCAACGGAGACGCGACGACGGACTTGTTCTTCTGGAACCCCGTGAGCGGTCGCAATCGCATTGCCCATTTCCAGACCGTGCAAGTTGGGTTGGATAGCGATGTCGTCAATCTGCAAACGAACGTCATCACTCCCACCATTATCAATGGAAGTTTTCAATCCGTACATGTCGGCAATTTCGTGGCTGGCGGTCTGGATGAGTTGTTGTTTCTCAACTTGCAAAGTGGAGCGAATCGTCTCGTCTCGTTGGAAACGATCACGCCGGGAGTCACGACGGGCTTGGAAAGTTTCCAATCCAACATGCTACCGCCGAGTGCATTTAACGGATCGGCTTACGATCGCGTTTCCATCGGTGATTTGAACGGCGACGGGCTAGACGATGTGTTCGCCTGGGGCATGCGAAGTGGTGCGAATCGCGTTGCCCTCACAAACCTGACCCCTGGCAATGCCCCCAACATTGTAAGTAATGTGATGCCACCATCGCTGATCAACGGCGAATTCGAGCACATCGTGAAACTCACTGAAGATGTTTTCAGTTCGCCCGACAGTGATGAGTTTTTCTTTTGGAATCCAAGAACCGGTCGCAACCGAGTCGGCTACATCAACGCGACCTGA
- a CDS encoding WD40 repeat domain-containing serine/threonine protein kinase: MLHEEADLDPTSAVERALEEYLEQVDAGTTPDLDEFFKAHADYADELRECLQTEQYVQVLAETNPEFPEAASSVNAYEKTKPFQNGPGAGISRILGDYILLQQIGRGGMGVVYKARQLGLDRVVAVKVIADGQFANPIAVRRFRSEAKLASKLNHSQIVSIHQIGEEQGLLYYSMDYIPGQTLAEVLHEGPLPPRRACEIVMQTARVMAYTHQQGLLHRDLKPANILLDESKRPLITDFGLARSFDDESQVTRTGEIVGTVSYISPEQASGDTAKSELGPESDIYSLGAILYALLVGRPPFQSDSSLDTLLQVRYQEPISPRRFNKKIPPELETICLKCLEKSPQQRYQTADELEEDLARFLSSEPILAKPNRWWKRGWRWCLRHRSAALGLGGVAVLLGVLVIGLVLHSVMVNSLNGRLARSNNELTHIRNDLNTALGQSESRKQRLEQSLYVANMQAASRAYNEQDLREVQRVLALSVPKPGERDLRGYEWKLLQEIVTAPYTQLSGHVGDVYAAKYSPDGRWLASAGEDGTVRFYRVPSLQLDHVIPGSLRPMRGLEFHPTSESVACCCKDGNVYIYDVETGKLLQTIPAHPGLVCDATWTADGTLLTCGDEPWIRLWDATTTQPLGKIGPNPGDRIITRLALSHNDQWLAAAQGAHMTVWDRTTNTQRMSFTVPSRVTSVAFSPNDDWVAFGSLESKTRLLPCKDRTNPTTYESSHRDPVEAVAFSPDGRWGADTDRGGLLSLWPIDTGKPGSNRVPLSPTTETLSTQTLAHQTEVISIEFSPDSRQIVTSSQDGLVRVWNVAELLPQRFTQVQGEQIDDVIPMSDGTLLLWVFGDILHYDPATGELRSVVEPKKIEWQNTPKHEQALAVLHFDAGVRSTSPERFQRNPCLLWRDALSPELGKLHSVCVSADGTMLAGLTAKWQLALLNAKTYAPSEDCPLIRCNSLAFSPVDSGILAVSLVGLDNVELWDIETARRTKILGYHSAQVNSLAFSPDGRYLASGAEDRRIKVWEVSTGKLVRTFHGHRGRITDVIFSPDGSSLLSTGWDDTLRVWSMTLQEEMLTLGTPKQPKVGTYQLRISANGRYLVQRSNTIFTRYKLPTMDTAD; this comes from the coding sequence ATGCTCCATGAGGAAGCCGATCTTGACCCAACATCAGCGGTCGAACGGGCACTAGAAGAGTATCTCGAACAGGTCGATGCCGGCACCACACCCGATTTGGACGAGTTCTTCAAAGCTCATGCCGATTACGCCGACGAATTGCGAGAATGTCTGCAGACCGAACAATATGTGCAAGTTCTCGCCGAAACAAATCCGGAATTCCCTGAAGCGGCATCTTCTGTCAATGCGTATGAGAAGACCAAGCCGTTCCAAAATGGCCCCGGAGCCGGAATTTCTCGAATTCTGGGCGACTATATCCTTCTGCAACAAATTGGTCGGGGAGGGATGGGAGTCGTCTACAAAGCTCGGCAACTGGGCTTAGACCGGGTGGTCGCTGTCAAAGTGATTGCCGACGGTCAGTTCGCGAATCCCATTGCGGTTCGGCGTTTTCGTAGTGAAGCGAAGTTGGCTTCCAAGTTAAATCACTCGCAGATTGTCTCCATCCATCAGATCGGTGAGGAGCAGGGACTCCTCTATTATTCGATGGATTATATTCCCGGGCAAACGCTGGCCGAGGTCTTGCATGAGGGGCCGTTGCCACCACGGCGGGCCTGTGAAATCGTCATGCAGACGGCTCGCGTGATGGCCTACACCCACCAACAAGGGTTGTTGCATCGGGACCTCAAGCCCGCCAATATTCTCCTTGATGAATCCAAGAGACCTCTCATCACCGACTTTGGTCTGGCTCGATCGTTCGACGACGAGAGTCAGGTGACCCGCACGGGCGAGATCGTCGGGACCGTCAGTTACATCTCTCCCGAGCAAGCCAGCGGAGACACCGCGAAGAGTGAGTTGGGACCGGAGTCTGATATCTACTCCCTGGGAGCAATTCTCTACGCTCTACTTGTCGGGCGACCACCGTTTCAGTCCGACAGTAGCCTCGACACCTTACTGCAAGTCCGCTACCAAGAACCGATCTCACCCCGGCGTTTCAATAAAAAGATCCCACCTGAACTCGAAACGATTTGTCTCAAGTGTTTAGAAAAATCTCCGCAACAACGCTATCAGACAGCCGATGAGTTAGAGGAAGATTTGGCTCGGTTTTTGAGTAGCGAGCCGATTCTCGCGAAGCCAAACCGCTGGTGGAAACGCGGTTGGCGGTGGTGTTTGCGACACCGTTCGGCAGCATTGGGTCTTGGCGGTGTCGCGGTGTTGCTTGGTGTGCTCGTCATCGGACTGGTACTGCATAGCGTCATGGTCAATTCGCTCAATGGTCGTCTTGCCAGGTCCAATAACGAACTGACTCACATTCGAAACGACTTGAACACGGCTCTGGGGCAAAGTGAGAGCCGCAAGCAGCGTTTGGAACAATCGCTTTACGTCGCCAACATGCAGGCTGCAAGCCGAGCGTACAACGAACAAGATTTGCGAGAGGTCCAGCGGGTTCTTGCATTGAGCGTACCCAAACCGGGAGAACGCGATTTGCGGGGATACGAATGGAAGTTGCTCCAGGAGATTGTCACCGCTCCCTACACGCAACTTTCCGGACACGTTGGCGACGTTTATGCGGCCAAGTATTCTCCCGATGGTCGTTGGTTGGCCTCTGCGGGTGAAGATGGCACCGTCCGATTTTATCGGGTTCCGTCGCTCCAGTTGGATCATGTGATACCTGGCTCGCTTCGTCCGATGCGTGGATTGGAATTTCACCCCACGAGTGAATCAGTCGCTTGCTGCTGCAAAGATGGGAACGTCTACATCTACGACGTCGAGACCGGGAAACTGCTGCAAACGATTCCCGCCCATCCGGGGTTGGTCTGCGATGCAACTTGGACCGCCGATGGCACATTGCTCACCTGTGGCGATGAGCCTTGGATTCGGTTGTGGGATGCCACGACAACACAACCTTTGGGAAAGATCGGCCCCAATCCCGGAGACAGAATAATCACCCGACTTGCACTGTCCCACAACGATCAATGGTTGGCGGCGGCTCAAGGGGCACACATGACCGTCTGGGATCGGACGACCAACACCCAGCGGATGTCGTTCACCGTGCCGTCTCGTGTGACGTCCGTGGCATTCTCTCCGAATGACGATTGGGTGGCCTTTGGATCGTTGGAATCCAAAACACGACTGCTTCCCTGTAAGGATCGCACGAATCCCACAACGTACGAATCTTCTCACCGTGATCCCGTAGAGGCTGTCGCGTTTTCTCCCGATGGACGGTGGGGAGCGGACACCGATCGGGGCGGTTTACTGTCCCTCTGGCCGATCGATACCGGCAAACCTGGAAGCAATCGCGTCCCGTTGTCCCCAACGACCGAAACTCTCTCCACTCAAACCTTAGCCCACCAAACGGAGGTCATCTCGATCGAGTTTTCGCCGGACAGCCGACAAATCGTGACATCCAGTCAAGACGGGCTCGTCCGAGTTTGGAATGTGGCCGAGCTTCTGCCGCAACGGTTTACGCAAGTTCAAGGAGAGCAGATCGATGACGTCATTCCGATGTCAGACGGGACGCTGCTGCTTTGGGTCTTTGGAGACATTCTGCATTACGATCCAGCCACGGGTGAACTCCGCAGTGTGGTGGAACCGAAGAAAATCGAATGGCAAAACACGCCGAAACATGAACAAGCTTTGGCGGTTCTTCACTTTGATGCGGGCGTGCGAAGCACCTCGCCGGAACGGTTCCAAAGAAACCCTTGTCTTCTTTGGCGGGACGCTCTCTCACCGGAATTGGGAAAACTACATTCTGTGTGTGTCTCCGCCGATGGAACGATGTTGGCCGGTCTGACTGCCAAATGGCAACTCGCTCTGCTCAACGCAAAAACGTACGCCCCAAGTGAAGATTGCCCATTGATTCGCTGCAATTCTCTGGCCTTCTCGCCCGTTGATAGCGGCATTTTAGCTGTCTCGTTGGTTGGCCTCGACAATGTCGAATTGTGGGATATCGAAACGGCCCGGAGAACGAAAATACTGGGCTATCATTCGGCACAGGTCAATTCGTTAGCCTTCAGCCCCGACGGTCGGTATCTTGCCTCCGGGGCGGAAGATCGCCGAATCAAAGTTTGGGAAGTCTCGACGGGCAAGCTCGTTCGCACGTTTCACGGACATCGCGGACGCATCACTGATGTCATCTTCTCGCCCGACGGCAGTTCGCTGCTCTCAACCGGGTGGGACGATACGTTACGCGTATGGTCAATGACTCTTCAAGAAGAAATGCTAACCCTCGGCACGCCCAAACAACCCAAGGTCGGTACCTACCAACTCCGAATTTCGGCGAACGGTCGCTATCTCGTGCAACGTAGCAACACCATCTTCACCCGCTACAAACTGCCCACAATGGATACCGCCGATTGA